The following proteins are co-located in the Rattus norvegicus strain BN/NHsdMcwi chromosome X, GRCr8, whole genome shotgun sequence genome:
- the Rpl36a gene encoding large ribosomal subunit protein eL42 isoform X3 yields MVNVPKTRRTFCKKCGKHQPHKVTQYKKGKDSLYAQGKRRYDRKQSGYGGQTKPIFRKKAKTTKKIVLRLECVEPNCRSKRMLAIKRCKHFELGGDKKRKVPQNFAELTVSGLSVP; encoded by the exons ATG GTGAACGTTCCTAAGACCCGCCGGACATTCTGCAAGAAATGTGGGAAGCACCAACCCCACAAGGTGACGCAGTACAAGAAGGGCAAGGATTCTTTGTATGCCCAGG GAAAGCGGCGttatgacaggaaacagagtGGCTACGGCGGGCAGACTAAGCCCATTTTCCGCAAAAAG GCTAAAACTACAAAGAAGATTGTGCTGAGACTGGAGTGCGTTGAGCCCAACTGCAGATCTAAGAGGATGCTGGCTATTAAGAGATGCAAGCATTTTGAACTAGGAggtgacaagaagagaaaggtaCCACAAAACTTTGCAGAGTTAACTGTTTCAGGTCTCAGTGTACCATAG
- the Rpl36a gene encoding large ribosomal subunit protein eL42, which translates to MVNVPKTRRTFCKKCGKHQPHKVTQYKKGKDSLYAQGKRRYDRKQSGYGGQTKPIFRKKAKTTKKIVLRLECVEPNCRSKRMLAIKRCKHFELGGDKKRKGQVIQF; encoded by the exons ATG GTGAACGTTCCTAAGACCCGCCGGACATTCTGCAAGAAATGTGGGAAGCACCAACCCCACAAGGTGACGCAGTACAAGAAGGGCAAGGATTCTTTGTATGCCCAGG GAAAGCGGCGttatgacaggaaacagagtGGCTACGGCGGGCAGACTAAGCCCATTTTCCGCAAAAAG GCTAAAACTACAAAGAAGATTGTGCTGAGACTGGAGTGCGTTGAGCCCAACTGCAGATCTAAGAGGATGCTGGCTATTAAGAGATGCAAGCATTTTGAACTAGGAggtgacaagaagagaaag GGCCAAGTGATCCAGTTCTAA
- the Rpl36a gene encoding large ribosomal subunit protein eL42 isoform X1, protein MWRSLVAHVTAPPYVVNVPKTRRTFCKKCGKHQPHKVTQYKKGKDSLYAQGKRRYDRKQSGYGGQTKPIFRKKAKTTKKIVLRLECVEPNCRSKRMLAIKRCKHFELGGDKKRKVPQNFAELTVSGLSVP, encoded by the exons ATGTGGCGCTCTTTGGTGGCGCACGTGACTGCACCACCTTACGTG GTGAACGTTCCTAAGACCCGCCGGACATTCTGCAAGAAATGTGGGAAGCACCAACCCCACAAGGTGACGCAGTACAAGAAGGGCAAGGATTCTTTGTATGCCCAGG GAAAGCGGCGttatgacaggaaacagagtGGCTACGGCGGGCAGACTAAGCCCATTTTCCGCAAAAAG GCTAAAACTACAAAGAAGATTGTGCTGAGACTGGAGTGCGTTGAGCCCAACTGCAGATCTAAGAGGATGCTGGCTATTAAGAGATGCAAGCATTTTGAACTAGGAggtgacaagaagagaaaggtaCCACAAAACTTTGCAGAGTTAACTGTTTCAGGTCTCAGTGTACCATAG
- the Rpl36a gene encoding large ribosomal subunit protein eL42 isoform X2 — translation MWRSLVAHVTAPPYVVNVPKTRRTFCKKCGKHQPHKVTQYKKGKDSLYAQGKRRYDRKQSGYGGQTKPIFRKKAKTTKKIVLRLECVEPNCRSKRMLAIKRCKHFELGGDKKRKGQVIQF, via the exons ATGTGGCGCTCTTTGGTGGCGCACGTGACTGCACCACCTTACGTG GTGAACGTTCCTAAGACCCGCCGGACATTCTGCAAGAAATGTGGGAAGCACCAACCCCACAAGGTGACGCAGTACAAGAAGGGCAAGGATTCTTTGTATGCCCAGG GAAAGCGGCGttatgacaggaaacagagtGGCTACGGCGGGCAGACTAAGCCCATTTTCCGCAAAAAG GCTAAAACTACAAAGAAGATTGTGCTGAGACTGGAGTGCGTTGAGCCCAACTGCAGATCTAAGAGGATGCTGGCTATTAAGAGATGCAAGCATTTTGAACTAGGAggtgacaagaagagaaag GGCCAAGTGATCCAGTTCTAA